One window of the Magnetovibrio sp. genome contains the following:
- a CDS encoding DMT family transporter, protein MPGVFVLLWSTGFLGAKLGLPYAEPFTFLFLRFAVLTAILVVVALAFRAPWPSTWGAFARIGVVGLLVHGVYLGGVFSAIHAGLSAGVAALIVGLQPLLTAVGAGAFLGETVRPRQWLGLVLGLVGVVLVLGDKLNIDGGNLDGIAFAAAALFAITTGTLYQKRHGDAMDLRSGSAIQYAVAAVPTAALAWTLESGEVTWSGELVFALAWLVLVLSLGAISLLYILIRRGAASKVASLFYLTPPVTAVFAWILFDETLAPLAMVGMVVVVIGVALATRK, encoded by the coding sequence ATGCCCGGCGTGTTCGTGCTGTTGTGGAGCACCGGTTTTCTCGGCGCCAAACTCGGCTTGCCGTACGCCGAACCATTTACGTTTCTGTTTTTGCGCTTTGCCGTTCTGACCGCCATCTTGGTGGTTGTGGCGCTGGCATTTCGCGCCCCGTGGCCGTCCACGTGGGGGGCGTTCGCGCGCATCGGCGTGGTCGGCCTGCTGGTGCACGGGGTGTATTTGGGCGGCGTGTTTTCCGCCATTCACGCTGGGTTGTCGGCAGGCGTGGCGGCGTTGATTGTCGGCTTGCAACCGTTGCTTACGGCGGTGGGCGCGGGGGCGTTCTTGGGCGAAACCGTCAGGCCCCGGCAATGGTTGGGCTTGGTGTTGGGGCTCGTCGGCGTGGTGTTGGTGTTGGGCGACAAGCTCAACATCGACGGCGGCAATCTCGATGGCATTGCGTTCGCCGCGGCGGCGCTGTTCGCCATCACCACGGGCACGCTCTATCAAAAACGCCACGGCGACGCGATGGACCTGCGCAGCGGCTCAGCCATTCAATACGCCGTCGCGGCGGTGCCGACGGCGGCTTTGGCGTGGACGCTCGAAAGCGGCGAGGTGACGTGGAGCGGCGAGCTGGTTTTCGCCCTGGCGTGGCTGGTGTTGGTGCTGTCGTTGGGTGCGATTTCGTTGCTGTACATTTTAATCCGTCGCGGCGCGGCCTCAAAAGTCGCCAGCCTGTTTTATTTGACGCCCCCGGTGACGGCGGTGTTCGCGTGGATTTTGTTCGATGAAACTTTGGCGCCTCTGGCCATGGTCGGCATGGTGGTGGTGGTGATCGGCGTGGCCTTGGCGACCCGCAAATAG
- a CDS encoding alanyl-tRNA editing protein → MTEELFREDSYLKTCEATVTAVSEAGIELDRTVFYPTGGGQPGDVGVLRTSGGDVAIIDTIKGDGPGVIVHVPAEGAPLPSVGDVVSAEIDWDRRHKHMRMHTALHLLCALVDGQITGAQVGADKSRIDFNIPESPDKEVLAAGLKKLVDENHPVVHSWIDDATLDAQPDLVRSMSVQPPRGTGRIRTIDVQGVDLQPCGGTHVQATGEIGSLRIGKIENKGKQNRRINISFGE, encoded by the coding sequence ATGACCGAAGAACTGTTTCGCGAAGATTCTTATCTCAAAACCTGCGAAGCCACCGTCACGGCGGTATCAGAGGCGGGTATCGAGCTGGACCGCACGGTGTTTTACCCCACCGGCGGCGGACAGCCCGGCGACGTCGGCGTGCTGCGCACCAGCGGCGGAGACGTGGCGATCATCGATACCATCAAGGGCGATGGTCCGGGTGTGATCGTTCATGTGCCCGCCGAGGGGGCGCCGTTGCCCAGTGTTGGCGATGTGGTGAGTGCGGAAATCGATTGGGACCGACGCCACAAACACATGCGCATGCATACGGCGCTGCATCTGCTCTGCGCGCTGGTCGACGGTCAGATCACCGGCGCGCAGGTGGGTGCGGACAAAAGCCGCATCGATTTCAACATTCCCGAAAGTCCGGATAAGGAAGTGCTGGCCGCGGGGCTGAAGAAATTGGTCGACGAGAATCATCCCGTCGTTCACAGCTGGATCGACGACGCGACGCTCGACGCGCAACCCGACCTTGTGCGTTCCATGTCGGTTCAGCCGCCGCGCGGCACCGGGCGCATCCGCACCATCGACGTTCAGGGCGTCGACCTGCAGCCGTGCGGGGGCACCCATGTCCAGGCGACCGGCGAAATCGGCAGCTTGCGCATCGGCAAGATCGAAAACAAAGGCAAACAGAATCGTCGCATCAACATTTCGTTCGGTGAGTGA
- a CDS encoding threonine dehydratase has protein sequence MDDGMLNATIVELEATRAIVYRHMSPTPAYTWPLLSQRTGCEVWVKHENHTPVGAFKVRGGLVYLSGLKATQPDIKGVISATRGNHGQSLAFAAGKLGMKAVIVVPEGNSPDKNRAMQALGAELIVHGADFQEALEYTQKLAEERGLYMIGPFEKPLMRGVATYALEFFEQAGNLDAIYVPIGMGSGICGLISVRDALGLKTEIVGVVAEGAPAYALSFEKGEVVSTNTAETIADGVACRVPSPEAFEIIKNGAARVVRVSDDEIMDAMGMYFTDTHNLAEGAAATPLAGLMKEKDLQSGRKVGLILSGGNADRDTFARVMEHLGA, from the coding sequence ATGGATGACGGCATGCTCAATGCCACGATCGTGGAACTCGAAGCCACCCGCGCGATCGTCTATCGGCACATGAGCCCGACCCCGGCCTACACCTGGCCGTTGCTCAGCCAACGCACCGGCTGCGAGGTGTGGGTCAAGCACGAAAACCACACCCCCGTGGGCGCGTTCAAGGTGCGCGGCGGGTTGGTGTATCTGTCGGGGCTCAAGGCCACCCAGCCGGATATCAAGGGCGTCATTTCCGCCACCCGCGGCAACCACGGCCAAAGCCTGGCGTTCGCCGCAGGCAAGCTGGGCATGAAGGCGGTGATCGTGGTGCCCGAAGGCAACAGCCCGGATAAGAACCGCGCCATGCAAGCCCTGGGCGCGGAATTGATCGTACACGGCGCGGATTTTCAAGAAGCGCTGGAATACACCCAAAAGCTCGCCGAAGAACGCGGCCTTTATATGATCGGTCCGTTCGAAAAACCGTTGATGCGCGGCGTCGCCACATACGCGCTGGAATTTTTCGAGCAAGCGGGAAACCTCGACGCGATCTATGTGCCCATCGGTATGGGCTCGGGCATTTGCGGCCTGATTTCAGTTCGCGACGCTTTGGGGCTCAAAACCGAAATCGTCGGCGTGGTGGCCGAAGGCGCGCCCGCGTATGCCTTGTCGTTTGAAAAAGGCGAGGTGGTTTCGACCAACACCGCCGAAACCATCGCCGACGGCGTGGCCTGCCGGGTGCCCAGTCCCGAGGCTTTCGAGATCATCAAGAACGGCGCGGCGCGGGTGGTCCGGGTCAGCGACGACGAGATCATGGACGCCATGGGCATGTATTTCACCGACACCCACAATCTGGCCGAGGGCGCGGCGGCGACGCCGCTGGCGGGCCTGATGAAGGAAAAGGACCTTCAGTCCGGGCGCAAGGTCGGCTTGATCTTGTCGGGTGGCAACGCCGACCGCGACACCTTCGCCCGCGTGATGGAACATTTGGGAGCATAG
- a CDS encoding DMT family transporter, which translates to MSSSQATASDERRDALKPYLAAGVAVLIWGASPAATRVAVLEMDPLAAGMLRTVLAALLIWPFLLRPTAPRPRGRGQWAVLAVTAASGFVGFTLLFALGVKATSAAHSAVINATIPLFSGFFGVLAVRRLPGAMWFVGMAVAFGGVVSLIALKTEGGAGATLSGDLMCLASSVCAGLGYVSGSRLTTHIGTLAVTFWGVLVAALVQAPLVFFLWDVGDWTAISFNGWAAALYLALGSSLLAYIAWYWGLANGGVVRIAPMQFLMPVVSLSLAVVAFGEALTWQLCLATLGIVGGIALSRKG; encoded by the coding sequence ATGTCCTCGTCGCAGGCTACAGCCTCCGACGAACGCCGCGATGCCCTCAAGCCCTATCTGGCTGCGGGCGTCGCGGTGCTCATCTGGGGCGCATCTCCGGCGGCAACCCGCGTCGCCGTTTTGGAGATGGACCCCTTGGCGGCAGGAATGCTGCGCACGGTCTTGGCGGCGCTGCTGATATGGCCGTTCTTGCTGCGACCGACCGCACCACGTCCGCGAGGGCGGGGGCAATGGGCGGTTTTGGCGGTAACTGCCGCGAGTGGCTTCGTCGGCTTCACCTTGCTGTTCGCCCTGGGCGTCAAAGCGACCTCGGCGGCGCACAGCGCTGTGATCAATGCCACCATCCCTTTGTTCTCTGGCTTTTTCGGTGTGCTCGCGGTCCGGCGTCTGCCGGGTGCGATGTGGTTCGTTGGCATGGCCGTCGCATTTGGCGGGGTCGTGTCGTTGATCGCGCTGAAGACGGAAGGCGGTGCGGGCGCAACGTTGTCCGGCGACTTGATGTGCTTGGCGTCATCCGTGTGCGCCGGGCTCGGCTATGTCAGCGGCAGCCGCTTGACGACCCACATCGGCACCTTGGCGGTGACGTTTTGGGGCGTGCTGGTTGCGGCCCTTGTTCAAGCGCCATTGGTGTTTTTTCTGTGGGATGTCGGCGACTGGACCGCGATCAGTTTTAACGGCTGGGCGGCGGCTTTGTACTTGGCTTTGGGGTCGTCGTTGCTGGCTTACATCGCATGGTATTGGGGCTTGGCCAACGGCGGCGTGGTGCGCATCGCGCCGATGCAATTCCTCATGCCGGTGGTGAGTTTGTCGCTGGCGGTGGTCGCGTTCGGGGAAGCCTTGACGTGGCAACTGTGCCTTGCGACCTTGGGTATCGTTGGCGGCATCGCGCTGTCGCGAAAAGGTTGA
- a CDS encoding PhzF family phenazine biosynthesis protein: protein MSNTIPLYQIDSFTADLFAGNPAAVCPTDAWLSDEVMQKLAAENNLSETAYVVPDTTGVADYGLRWFTPETEVDLCGHATLATAWVLFNELGVDVETLRFTTKSGVLTVARGEGDLLVMDFPLNAPRPAPHHEFLPQALGGPAQQFWTASNGMSLAVLASAEAVRSLTPHLGAVAKLGKKGLIVTAAGDERDTVDFVSRYFAPYAGIAEDPVTGSAHTVLAPYWAKVLKKDSLHARQVSKRGGDVYCQMQGDRVLLSGHATLYMKGEAHVPG from the coding sequence ATGAGCAACACCATTCCCCTGTATCAAATCGATTCGTTCACCGCAGACCTTTTCGCCGGCAATCCCGCCGCCGTGTGTCCGACCGATGCGTGGCTGTCTGATGAGGTGATGCAAAAGCTGGCGGCGGAAAACAATTTGTCCGAAACCGCGTACGTGGTGCCCGACACAACCGGCGTGGCGGATTACGGCTTGCGCTGGTTCACGCCGGAAACCGAAGTCGACCTGTGCGGTCATGCGACGCTGGCCACGGCGTGGGTGCTGTTCAATGAACTGGGCGTTGACGTCGAGACGCTACGCTTCACCACCAAAAGCGGCGTGCTCACCGTGGCGCGCGGCGAGGGTGATTTGTTGGTGATGGATTTCCCGCTGAACGCCCCGCGTCCCGCGCCGCATCACGAATTTTTGCCTCAAGCCCTGGGCGGGCCGGCGCAGCAATTTTGGACCGCGTCGAACGGTATGAGCCTCGCCGTTCTGGCCAGTGCCGAGGCGGTGCGCAGTCTCACACCGCACCTGGGCGCGGTGGCGAAGTTGGGCAAGAAGGGCCTGATCGTGACGGCGGCGGGCGACGAACGTGACACGGTGGATTTCGTGTCGCGCTATTTCGCCCCTTACGCAGGCATCGCCGAAGACCCGGTGACCGGATCGGCGCACACGGTGCTGGCGCCGTACTGGGCGAAAGTCCTGAAGAAAGACAGCTTGCATGCGCGCCAAGTCTCCAAGCGCGGCGGCGATGTCTATTGCCAGATGCAGGGCGATCGGGTGCTGCTGTCGGGGCATGCAACGTTGTATATGAAAGGTGAGGCGCACGTTCCGGGCTGA
- a CDS encoding DUF1127 domain-containing protein produces MDRHNCTDTISGAALSSALSLSWHGWLNDGKRLIVREFNRVPAAIVTTVRMWRRRNCARNSIRTMDEHMLRDIGLSPEQARLETQKPFWRP; encoded by the coding sequence ATGGATCGACACAATTGTACCGATACAATATCCGGTGCCGCATTGTCGTCGGCCCTGTCCCTTTCGTGGCATGGCTGGCTCAATGACGGTAAAAGGCTGATTGTTCGCGAGTTCAATCGCGTACCGGCCGCCATCGTGACCACCGTGCGCATGTGGCGTCGCCGCAATTGTGCCCGCAACAGTATCCGCACCATGGATGAACACATGTTGCGCGACATCGGGCTATCGCCGGAACAGGCGCGTTTGGAAACTCAAAAGCCGTTCTGGCGGCCTTGA